A window of Pseudomonas alcaliphila JAB1 genomic DNA:
CCGAGGGCATCGCGGTTGTGGCGGATATGATCCTGACGGCCCTCGTTGGCCTCGATGGCGATGGCGCGGCAGGCCGGGTGTGCGCGCATCCACTCGATGCCGATGGAGCCACAGCCGGCACCGACATCCCACAGCAGCTCGCCGGGCAGCGGCGCCAGCCGCGCCAGGGTCACTGCGCGCACGTCGCGCTTGGTCAGTTGGCCGTCGTGGCGGTAGGCGTCGTCAGGCAGACCACAGGTCGGTGGCAGCAGGTGTGCTCCGGCGTCGGCAAGGCACTCCACGGCCAGCAGGTTGAGGTCAGCGCCGCGCGGCAAGTCCCAGCTCGCGGCCAGGCCCTCGATACGGCGCTCCTCCAGGCCGCCCAGATGCTCCAGCAGAGTCAGGCGGCTGGCACCGAAACCACGAGCGCGCAGCGCTGCGGCAACCTGCGCGGGGGTGTCACCATCGGCGCTCAACACCAGCAGGCGCGTACCGGGATAGAGACGGGCATTGAGCGTGGCCAGCGGCCGGCCGACCAAGGAGACCACCTCCACCTCCTGCAGCGGCCAGCCCAGGCGCGCCGCCGCCAGCGACACCGAAGACGGCGCAGGCAACACCTGCAACTCGTCGACCGGCACCTGGCGCGCCAGGCTGGCACCGACGCCATAGAACATCGGATCACCGCTGGCCAGCACGCACACCGCCTCGCCGCGTCGGGCCAGCAACGGCTGCAGATCGAAGGGGCTGGGCCAGGTTTCCCGCTCGCCCGTGATGCACGGCGGCAACAGCGCCAGCTGGCGCGGCGCACCGACGATGCGCGTGGCCGCCAGCAAGGCGCGACGCGCGGCCTTGCCCAGGCCGGGGTAGCCGTCTTCGCCGATGCCAACCAGGGTCAACCAGGGTTTCATCCACCTACCTCACAAGTAGCCGACAAGGCGCGTGTCGCGGCGCCAGGCAAAGCGGGCATAATAGCGCCTTCGTCGGTGCCCTTGAGTCGATACGACTCAACAGCGGGCCTAAGAGGGAATCCGGAGCGATCATCGATCGCCACCGAGCTGCCCCCGCAACTGTAAACAGCGAGTCCAACGCAATCGGCCACTGGGTAACCGGGAAGGCGCGGCGGACCAAGACCTGTCAGCCAGGAGACCTGCCGACGAACGCTGGTCGCGAGTGCCAACATCGGGCGGGGTGTACCGATGCCATGGAGTCCCCTAAGGGATTTCGCTGGTTCGGTCGCCGCGTCGTTATCCACAGGTGACCGCTTGCCCACATCCGTCCGCCCTTCCGCCTGCCCCGGCCTGCTGCGCATCGTCCCCGCGCTCGATGGCGGCATCTGCCGCATCAAGCTGCCTGGCGGCGTGCTGCGCAGCGCCCAGGCGCGGGCGATTGCCGAGGCGGCCAGGCATTGTGCCAGCGGCGTACTGGAGCTGACCAACCGCAGCAACCTGCAGATTCGCGGCGTGCTTCCCGGCCAGGAAAGCGCGCTGATCGACGCCCTGCTTGGCGCCGACCTCGGCCCGCGCGTGGCCAGCGCCGACGATGTGCGCAACCTGCTGCTCAGCCCCGCCGCCGGCCTCGACCCACAGGCGCGGATGGACGTGCGCCCGCTGGCCAGCCAGTTGCTCGACCTGCTGCAGGACACCCCGGCGCTGCATGCACTGTCGCCCAAGTTCGCCCTGCAACTGGATGGCGGCGAAGCCCTGGCCATGCGCGAACACCCGCACGACCTGTGGCTGGCCGCCGAGAACGACCAGCACCTGCTGCTGGGCCTGGCCGGCTGCCCCGTCGACACGCCGCTGGCACGAGTCGAGGCGACTCAGGCGGTCGAGCTGGTGCGTCAGCTTCTACTGCTGTTCCTCGATTTGGCGACGCCCGAGCAATCGCGCATGCGCCAATTACTGGCACAGATCCCAACCGACGAGTTGCTACAACGCCTGCAGGCGCGCCTGGATTTTCCCCTGCAGCCGGCACCGGCCAATTGGCAGCCTGCCGCGACGATCAGCCGCTCGCCGGCAGGTATTTATCCACAGGCGCAGAACGGCCTGTGCATGGTGGTGGCCGGTGCGCAGTTGGGCCGTCTGCATGCCGAACAGCTGCTGACGCTCGCAGACCTCAGCGAGCGATTGGGCGACGGCGAGCTGCGCCTGACCCCCTGGCAAGGCGTGCTGCTGGGCAATGTGGCGGAGGAACAGGCCGACGAATTGCTGGCAGCACTGGGCGAACTCGGCCTGCTGACCCACATCGACGAGCCGCTGCTTGGCCTGGTCGCCTGCACCGGCTCGGCGGCCTGCGCGCGCGGTTTAGCCGACAGCAAGCACCACGCCCTGCACCTGGCGGAGCTGCTGCGCGAAAGCGGCGCCCGTCCGCAGGTGCATCTCAGCGCCTGCCCGCGCAGTTGCGCCAGCGCCCGCGTACAGCCCTATACCCTGCTGGCCAGCACGCCCGATCACTACCAGCTCTACCAACGCACGCCCGAGGCGCCCGGTTTCGGCCGTCTGCTGGCGCCAGCCATGACCATCGACGAGGCCGGCGCCTGGTTCGCCCGCCAACACCCCGCAGGAACACCCGATGCTTGATTACATCCGCGACGGCCAGGAAATCTACCGCCGCTCCTTCGCCACCATCCGCGCCGAGGCCAACCTCGACGGCATCCCCGCCGACCTGGAAAAACTCGCCGTACGGGTGATCCATGCCTGCGGCATGGTCGACGTGGTGGAGGATCTGCGCTTCTCCCCCGGTGCCGGCGCGGCCGGTCGTGCCGCGCTGCTGGCTGGTGCGCCGATTCTCTGCGATGCGCGCATGGTCGCCGAGGGCATCACCCGCCCGCGCCTGCCGGCGAACAACCAGGTGATCTGCACCCTGCACGACGCCGGCGTGCCGGAACTGGCCCGCGAAGTCGGTAATACTCGCTCGGCGGTGGCCCTGGAGCACTGGCGCGAACACCTGGAAGGCAGCGTGGTGGTGATCGGCAACGCGCCCACGGCGCTGTTCTACCTGCTGGAAATGCTCGACGCCGGCGCGCCGAAGCCGGCACTGATCATCGGCATGCCGGTGGGCTTTATCGGCGCGGCGGAATCCAAGGACGCCCTGGCCGCAGACAGCCGTGGCGTGCCCTACGTGATCGTCCGTGGTCGCCGTGGCGGCAGCGCCATGGCGGTGGCGGCGGTCAACGCCCTCGCCTCGGAGGTGGAATGATGGCCGGTCGTCTGCTCGGTCTCGGCGTCGGCCCTGGCGACCCCGAGCTGCTTACCCTCAAGGCGCTGCGCCTGCTCAAAAGCGCGCCGGTGGTGGCCTACTTCGTGGCCAAGGCCAAGCACAACGCCGGCCACGGCGGCAATGCCTTCGGCATCATCGAAGAGCACCTGGACGCCGCCCAACAGCGCCTGCCGCTGGTCTACCCGGTGACCACCGAGAAGCTCGCCCCGCCGCTGTCCTACGAGGATGTGATCGCCGACTTCTACGACACCTGCGCACAGCAGATCGCCCAGTTGCTGGACGCCGGCCAGGACGTGGCGGTGATCTGCGAAGGCGACCCGTTCTTCTACGGCTCCTACATGTACCTGCATGACCGCCTGGCCGACCGCTACGAAGTGGAAGTGGTGCCTGGCGTGTGCTCGATGCTCGGCTGCGCCTCGGTGCTCGGCACGCCGCTGGTGTACCG
This region includes:
- the cbiE gene encoding precorrin-6y C5,15-methyltransferase (decarboxylating) subunit CbiE, which gives rise to MKPWLTLVGIGEDGYPGLGKAARRALLAATRIVGAPRQLALLPPCITGERETWPSPFDLQPLLARRGEAVCVLASGDPMFYGVGASLARQVPVDELQVLPAPSSVSLAAARLGWPLQEVEVVSLVGRPLATLNARLYPGTRLLVLSADGDTPAQVAAALRARGFGASRLTLLEHLGGLEERRIEGLAASWDLPRGADLNLLAVECLADAGAHLLPPTCGLPDDAYRHDGQLTKRDVRAVTLARLAPLPGELLWDVGAGCGSIGIEWMRAHPACRAIAIEANEGRQDHIRHNRDALGVPGLQLVAGPAPEALDGLPAPDAIFIGGGVTVPGVLDDCWDALKPGGRLLANAVTLQSEAVLVAFREQHGGELLRFTVAQAQPLGGFDTWRAALPITLLAVRKP
- the cobG gene encoding precorrin-3B synthase, encoding MPTSVRPSACPGLLRIVPALDGGICRIKLPGGVLRSAQARAIAEAARHCASGVLELTNRSNLQIRGVLPGQESALIDALLGADLGPRVASADDVRNLLLSPAAGLDPQARMDVRPLASQLLDLLQDTPALHALSPKFALQLDGGEALAMREHPHDLWLAAENDQHLLLGLAGCPVDTPLARVEATQAVELVRQLLLLFLDLATPEQSRMRQLLAQIPTDELLQRLQARLDFPLQPAPANWQPAATISRSPAGIYPQAQNGLCMVVAGAQLGRLHAEQLLTLADLSERLGDGELRLTPWQGVLLGNVAEEQADELLAALGELGLLTHIDEPLLGLVACTGSAACARGLADSKHHALHLAELLRESGARPQVHLSACPRSCASARVQPYTLLASTPDHYQLYQRTPEAPGFGRLLAPAMTIDEAGAWFARQHPAGTPDA
- a CDS encoding precorrin-8X methylmutase; amino-acid sequence: MLDYIRDGQEIYRRSFATIRAEANLDGIPADLEKLAVRVIHACGMVDVVEDLRFSPGAGAAGRAALLAGAPILCDARMVAEGITRPRLPANNQVICTLHDAGVPELAREVGNTRSAVALEHWREHLEGSVVVIGNAPTALFYLLEMLDAGAPKPALIIGMPVGFIGAAESKDALAADSRGVPYVIVRGRRGGSAMAVAAVNALASEVE
- a CDS encoding precorrin-2 C(20)-methyltransferase, coding for MMAGRLLGLGVGPGDPELLTLKALRLLKSAPVVAYFVAKAKHNAGHGGNAFGIIEEHLDAAQQRLPLVYPVTTEKLAPPLSYEDVIADFYDTCAQQIAQLLDAGQDVAVICEGDPFFYGSYMYLHDRLADRYEVEVVPGVCSMLGCASVLGTPLVYRNQSLSVLSGVLPEDELEQRLRDAEAAVVMKLGRNFDKVRRVLRKLGLDDRAHYVERATMASQKIVALDEVEPMDSPYFSMILVPGQKWRG